In Rutidosis leptorrhynchoides isolate AG116_Rl617_1_P2 chromosome 2, CSIRO_AGI_Rlap_v1, whole genome shotgun sequence, one genomic interval encodes:
- the LOC139889315 gene encoding cyclin-dependent kinase G-1-like: MDNLGLQDGMDPEEADHDYINKVIFKFNDNFKKLFEIYAIKFGQRPNPIVDPFRAGSSSSSSSRMTRDININLFNQIREDASKRQRSSAPTSELGNYIGLGSSFVMNLQPEQFAHFDILAYWKEKESTYPILVAMARDLLSVQASTVAYESAFSVSGRIISERRSRLTPEAVEVCVCLKDYLDGVDMIQNQVSLECHMLNDVEEVIVNEEIERGLSPPRAELVEGECELADPESIGLKTRRSADSYRKQYDGRISRRNELQGRYKEVHYFENVSNFETSRKRKFSPVVWNDRVEKQDFIADVDIRKCSLATDEFKTSSVESVVSNVSDGVEVPNFLATRTPDEEVEIEEGGYVEERKLSKSKWAFEDSPRMASRVNNSSPESGGFQREGSDGNDELSSLSTEDERLEYIDDKVAIASMDYLKSEDGDDDLEVPRCSGFGMMPSCRNVFEYEKLGKISEGTYGVVYKARDKKNGEVVALKKVKIGKESEGFPITALREINVLSLLQHPSVVEIKEVVMDDFNGVYMVMDYIDHELKGYMDRMKQPFSQSEVKSLMLQILEGLSYLHDNWVMHRDLKTSNLLLNSKGDLKICDFGMARQHGSPTKAYTPLVVTLWYRAPELLLGVKSYTTAVDMWSVGCIMAEMLSKKPLFDGNRELEQIEKIFGTLGTPNDSIWPGYSKLPGVKPKFVNQSFNTLRKRFAAATFTGAPMLTELGLDLLNKLLTYDPSKRISAKDALNHQWFCEAPLPAEHCFS; encoded by the exons ATGGATAATTTGGGATTGCAAGATGGGATGGACCCCGAAGAAGCCGACCACGACTATATAAATAAAGTAATTTTTAaatttaatgataattttaaaaaattatttgaAATTTATGCAATAAAATTTGGTCAACGCCCAAACCCAATCGTTGATCCTTTTCGGgccggatcatcatcatcatcatcgtcgcgAATGACCCGCGACATTAATATAAACCTTTTTAATCAAATACGTGAAGATGCTAGTAAACGTCAGCGATCATCTGCTCCAACAAGCGAATTAGGAAATTATATTGGTCTCGGTTCGAGCTTTGTAATGAATTTGCAACCCGAACAATTTGCCCACTTTGATATCTTGGCTTATTGGAAAGAAAAAGAATCAACCTATCCAATTTTAGTAGCTATGGCTCGTGACTTACTATCTGTCCAAGCTTCGACGGTTGCTTATGAATCGGCATTTTCCGTTAGTGGTCGAATTATATCCGAAAGAAGGTCAAGACTAACTCCCGAAGCCGTTGAAGTATGTGTTTGTTTGAAAGATTATTTGGATGGTGTGGATATGATACAAAATCAAGTATCTTTGGAATGTCATATGTTAAACGATGTTGAAGAAGTTATTGTTAATGAAGAAATTGAAAGAGGACTATCACCTCCGCGTGCTGAATTAGTTGAAGGTGAATGTGAACTAGCTGATCCAGAATCAATCG GTTTGAAAACACGAAGATCGGCCGATTCGTATAGAAAACAATATGATGGTAGAATATCAAGAAGGAATGAATTGCAGGGCAGATATAAAGAAGTTCATTACTTTGAAAATGTGTCAAATTTTGAGACTAGCAGGAAAAGAAAATTCTCGCCTGTTGTTTGGAACGATAGGGTTGAGAAGCAG GATTTTATTGCAGATGTGGATATTAGAAAATGTTCACTTGCTACTGATGAATTTAAAACGTCTTCTGTCGAGTCTGTTGTGTCTAATGTTTCAGATGGGGTTGAAGTACCAAACTTTTTGGCTACAAGAACTCCTGATGAAGAGGTTGAGATTGAAGAGGGAGGATACGTTGAGGAACGGAAATTGTCCAAATCAAAGTGGGCGTTTGAGGATTCCCCTAGAATGGCGTCACGTGTTAACAATTCAAGCCCTGAAAGTGGAGGGTTCCAGCGAGAAGGATCTGATGGTAATGATGAGTTGTCATCTTTGTCTACTGAGGATGAGCGGCTAGAGTATATTGATGATAAAGTTGCTATTGCTAGCATGGATTACTTAAAATCAGAAGATGGCGATGATGATCTTGAAGTCCCAAGGTGTTCAGGATTTGGCATGATGCCATCTTGTAGAAACGTGTTCGAGTATGAAAAATTAGGGAAGATTAGTGAAGGAACGTATGGTGTTGTGTACAAAGCTAGAGATAAAAAGAACGGAGAAGTTGTGGCATTGAAGAAGGTAAAGATAGGAAAGGAGAGTGAAGGTTTCCCGATAACAGCTTTACGTGAGATCAACGTTCTTTCATTGTTGCAGCACCCATCTGTTGTTGAAATCAAGGAAGTTGTTATGGATGATTTCAATGGCGTTTATATGGTTATGGATTACATTGATCATGAACTCAAAGGATACATGGACCGAATGAAACAGCCGTTTAGTCAAAGTGAGGTTAAAAGCCTTATGTTGCAAATTTTGGAGGGACTGTCGTATCTTCATGATAACTGGGTCATGCATAGGGATTTAAAGACATCAAACTTGTTATTGAACAGCAAGGGTGACTTGAAGATTTGTGACTTTGGTATGGCCCGCCAACACGGGAGTCCTACAAAGGCGTATACTCCATTAGTGGTCACACTTTGGTACAGGGCGCCTGAACTTCTTCTAGGGGTGAAAAGTTATACGACTGCTGTTGATATGTGGTCGGTTGGTTGTATAATGGCGGAAATGTTATCCAAGAAACCGCTTTTTGATGGTAACAGGGAACTTGAACAGATTGAGAAGATTTTTGGAACTCTTGGTACCCCTAATGACTCAATATGGCCTGGCTATTCTAAACTGCCAGGTGTCAAACCGAAGTTTGTAAACCAGTCGTTTAATACTTTGAGAAAAAGATTTGCTGCAGCTACTTTTACTGGGGCGCCTATGCTTACCGAGCTGGGGCTTGATTTGTTGAACAAGCTTCTCACATATGATCCGAGTAAGAGGATTTCTGCAAAAGATGCTCTTAATCATCAATGGTTCTGTGAGGCTCCTCTACCTGCTGAACAT TGTTTCTCTTAG